The following coding sequences are from one SAR86 cluster bacterium window:
- a CDS encoding glycosyltransferase family 4 protein has protein sequence MNILVLVQIFDTPMESGSDRNYFFYKKFCEYGFDVNVITSNIDYKSASPRFPNNNSNLKKNIKGISVEYLNVYTNIRGSFFRRTIFYLSYFFKALKLIIKKKDVDLIYAVSTPLSTGFLGVLASKILKAPLVFEVTDVWPDAAIYSGVLKNKFLIYFLKFFEKICYKNSNKIIALTEGIANNIQDKIRDKKKVLLISNGVDVELFDQISENSRENIRKKYDINSKIVCTYLGAHGRYNSLNTVLKAANILKSNHKFKFILIGDGDEKIKLKEKSKKYNLKNIIFLDPIPRSKSLEFLNGSDIFLLPNLKGDFFDGNLPNKLFDYMAAARPIIVSGSRESSELVKKADCGVCVEAENEEAIARNILSLGKMSFEERFEIGRKGSEYVKLHFNREKHSKLLIDIIMGIKKN, from the coding sequence ATGAATATTCTTGTTTTAGTACAAATTTTTGACACTCCAATGGAAAGTGGTTCCGATAGAAATTATTTCTTTTATAAAAAATTCTGCGAATATGGTTTTGACGTAAACGTTATTACGTCAAATATTGATTACAAATCCGCTTCACCAAGATTTCCGAATAATAATTCAAATTTAAAGAAAAATATAAAAGGAATAAGTGTTGAATATTTGAATGTTTATACAAATATAAGGGGAAGTTTTTTTCGAAGAACTATCTTCTATCTTTCTTACTTTTTTAAAGCATTAAAATTAATAATCAAGAAAAAAGATGTTGATCTCATTTATGCAGTTTCTACTCCGTTAAGCACAGGTTTTCTAGGCGTCCTAGCTTCAAAAATTTTAAAAGCCCCATTAGTTTTTGAAGTAACTGATGTTTGGCCAGATGCGGCAATATATTCTGGAGTTTTAAAAAATAAATTTTTAATTTACTTTCTTAAGTTCTTTGAAAAAATTTGTTATAAAAATTCAAACAAAATAATAGCTCTAACTGAAGGGATAGCGAATAACATACAAGATAAAATTAGAGATAAAAAAAAAGTGTTGCTTATATCTAATGGTGTAGATGTCGAACTATTCGATCAAATTTCTGAAAACTCAAGAGAAAATATTCGGAAAAAATATGACATAAATTCAAAAATTGTTTGCACTTATTTAGGTGCTCATGGAAGATACAATTCTTTAAATACAGTTCTTAAAGCAGCAAATATTCTTAAATCAAATCATAAATTTAAATTTATTCTAATTGGAGACGGTGACGAGAAAATCAAGCTTAAAGAAAAATCAAAAAAATATAATTTAAAAAATATTATTTTTTTAGACCCAATTCCTCGATCCAAATCTTTAGAATTTTTAAACGGTTCTGACATTTTTCTTTTACCAAATTTAAAAGGTGATTTTTTCGACGGAAATCTTCCGAACAAGCTATTTGATTACATGGCTGCAGCTAGACCAATAATTGTCTCTGGTTCTAGAGAATCTTCAGAGTTAGTAAAAAAAGCTGACTGCGGTGTTTGTGTTGAAGCTGAAAATGAGGAAGCAATTGCACGTAACATTTTGAGCCTAGGGAAAATGTCATTTGAAGAAAGATTTGAAATAGGAAGAAAAGGTTCTGAGTATGTTAAGTTGCATTTTAATAGAGAAAAACATAGTAAATTATTAATTGACATAATCATGGGAATTAAAAAAAATTAA
- a CDS encoding SDR family oxidoreductase yields the protein MIVITGANRGLGKAIAQRLVDKGNNVLALVRSKENIEFESIECDVRDYSSVKNAARRIKNMKKSISCFINVAGVASMNMAVTTDESTVQKLIQTNLVGTIYCCQLFGPILMRQKQGSFINFSTIAVPLALKGESIYVASKSGVEAFSRTFAREMSDFNIRVNCIAPGPINTDLLKGISEGQIKKITTQQVIQKQFEKSDVCDLVELLMDAKASCLSGQILNVGGV from the coding sequence TTGATCGTTATTACTGGTGCAAATAGAGGGTTGGGAAAAGCCATCGCTCAACGTCTTGTTGACAAAGGAAACAATGTTTTGGCTTTAGTAAGATCTAAAGAAAACATTGAATTTGAGAGTATCGAATGTGATGTGAGAGATTACTCATCAGTTAAAAACGCAGCGAGACGTATTAAAAATATGAAAAAAAGTATTTCTTGTTTCATAAATGTAGCAGGAGTTGCTTCAATGAATATGGCTGTGACTACTGATGAGTCAACAGTTCAAAAACTTATTCAAACCAATCTCGTAGGTACAATATATTGCTGTCAATTATTTGGTCCTATTTTAATGAGACAGAAGCAAGGAAGCTTTATTAATTTTTCAACTATAGCTGTTCCATTAGCTCTTAAAGGAGAATCTATTTATGTTGCCTCAAAATCAGGGGTTGAGGCATTTTCAAGAACTTTTGCAAGAGAAATGTCAGATTTTAATATTAGAGTTAATTGTATTGCTCCTGGACCCATTAATACTGATTTATTGAAAGGAATATCAGAAGGACAGATAAAAAAAATAACAACGCAACAAGTTATTCAAAAACAATTTGAAAAATCTGACGTATGTGACTTAGTAGAGCTACTTATGGATGCAAAAGCTTCTTGTCTTAGTGGACAGATTTTAAATGTTGGGGGTGTTTAA
- a CDS encoding fatty acid--CoA ligase family protein, whose protein sequence is MVPLTVETREQHEYFFDAALVDVVIDKNNVQRIIHENRHDLIDLLRQKKHSGLILFSTGTTGRPKAILHDLTLFMRRFETPRPTLKTLNFLLFDHIGGLNTLLHTLYNKGTVVAPHSRNVKDILKICRDFDIEVLPTTPTFLRLMLMSGLIPKNVSSSLKVITYGTERMDQSTLNKLCELLPDIDFRQTFGMSELGIVRAKSKSRKSLFMKIGGEGVETRINNNVLEIKSETRMLGYLNAESPFDKDGWYNTNDIVEEKDGFYKVVGRTNEVINVGGLKFMASEVERVALKFDGIELVKVEGKKNPITGEHVEIIVKPVEGEKILKNELKNFLNENLPKHMMPKRISISDVSIGHRFKRL, encoded by the coding sequence TTGGTTCCTTTGACTGTCGAAACTAGAGAACAACATGAGTATTTTTTTGATGCAGCTTTAGTAGATGTTGTAATTGATAAAAATAATGTCCAAAGAATTATTCATGAGAATAGACATGATTTAATAGATTTGTTGAGGCAAAAGAAACATTCTGGATTAATTTTATTCTCCACAGGAACTACAGGAAGGCCTAAAGCTATTTTGCATGATCTTACTTTATTCATGCGAAGATTTGAAACTCCTCGCCCAACCTTAAAAACTTTGAATTTTCTTCTCTTTGATCACATTGGTGGTTTAAATACTCTATTACACACCCTTTATAACAAGGGTACCGTTGTAGCCCCTCACTCCAGAAATGTAAAAGACATTTTAAAAATCTGCAGAGACTTTGATATTGAAGTTTTACCAACAACGCCAACTTTTCTGAGATTGATGTTGATGAGCGGTCTAATTCCAAAAAATGTTTCATCATCTTTAAAGGTAATAACTTACGGAACGGAAAGAATGGATCAATCAACTCTGAATAAACTCTGTGAGCTTTTACCTGATATTGACTTCAGACAGACTTTTGGAATGTCTGAGCTTGGAATTGTTAGAGCTAAAAGCAAAAGTAGAAAAAGTTTGTTTATGAAAATTGGCGGAGAAGGAGTTGAAACTAGAATTAACAATAACGTATTGGAGATAAAATCTGAAACCAGGATGCTAGGTTACCTGAATGCAGAAAGCCCTTTTGATAAGGATGGTTGGTATAACACAAATGACATTGTTGAAGAAAAAGACGGTTTTTATAAAGTTGTCGGGAGAACTAATGAAGTAATCAATGTAGGCGGTTTGAAGTTCATGGCTTCTGAAGTTGAAAGGGTTGCTTTGAAGTTTGATGGAATAGAATTAGTTAAAGTTGAAGGAAAAAAAAATCCTATAACTGGCGAGCATGTAGAGATCATCGTTAAGCCAGTTGAAGGAGAAAAAATACTTAAGAATGAGTTGAAGAATTTTTTGAATGAAAACCTACCTAAACATATGATGCCTAAAAGAATAAGCATTTCTGACGTTTCAATAGGACATAGATTTAAAAGATTATGA
- a CDS encoding N-acetyltransferase, giving the protein MSHTNYKIHDSSDVQTTNIGDNSVIWQFVVILKNAIIGENVNICSHCFIENDVEIGSNVTIKSGVQIWDGIKIENGVFIGPNVSFTNDTFPKSKIYPEKFLKTLVCEGASIGAGSVICPGITIGKNSMIGAGTVVTKDVPENSLILGNPGKYIRNLDGKL; this is encoded by the coding sequence ATGAGTCATACAAATTATAAAATCCACGATTCCTCAGATGTTCAAACAACTAATATTGGAGATAATTCAGTGATTTGGCAATTTGTCGTAATTTTAAAAAACGCAATTATAGGTGAAAATGTTAATATCTGTTCTCATTGTTTCATTGAAAATGACGTAGAAATTGGGTCTAACGTAACTATTAAGTCAGGTGTCCAAATATGGGATGGAATAAAAATAGAAAACGGTGTTTTCATTGGTCCAAACGTATCGTTTACAAACGATACTTTCCCCAAAAGTAAAATTTATCCAGAAAAATTCTTAAAAACCTTGGTTTGTGAAGGAGCTTCTATTGGAGCAGGGTCTGTAATTTGTCCAGGCATTACAATTGGAAAAAATTCTATGATTGGAGCAGGAACTGTTGTTACAAAAGATGTGCCAGAGAACAGCTTGATTTTAGGAAATCCAGGAAAATATATAAGAAATCTTGATGGGAAGCTTTAA
- a CDS encoding FdtA/QdtA family cupin domain-containing protein, which translates to MGSFKKLKTKNCKLIKLNKIVDPRGNITFLEEKNHVPFDISRVYYLYDTPSGAERGGHAHYDLEQLIIAVSGSFDVIIDDGFNSERVTLLRPDEGLLISSMIWRELKNFSGGAVCLVLASNLYSESDYIRSYDEFCNTVKKN; encoded by the coding sequence ATGGGAAGCTTTAAAAAACTCAAAACAAAAAATTGTAAGCTTATAAAGCTAAATAAAATTGTCGATCCCAGGGGTAACATTACTTTTCTTGAAGAAAAAAACCACGTGCCATTTGATATTTCAAGAGTTTACTACCTCTATGACACTCCAAGTGGAGCAGAAAGAGGAGGGCATGCTCATTATGATTTAGAACAACTTATCATTGCAGTTTCAGGAAGTTTCGATGTGATAATTGATGATGGTTTTAATTCTGAGAGAGTAACTTTATTAAGACCAGATGAAGGACTTTTGATTTCTTCAATGATCTGGAGGGAATTAAAAAATTTTTCTGGAGGAGCTGTTTGTCTAGTCTTAGCTTCAAACCTATATAGCGAATCAGACTATATAAGGAGTTACGATGAATTTTGTAATACGGTAAAGAAAAATTAA
- a CDS encoding DegT/DnrJ/EryC1/StrS family aminotransferase has protein sequence MKVSFLELVFDEKLQSSINESILRISNSSNYIGGKEIEFFEKEYAKFLNLKEAIAVGNGYDALVLSLKVLGISSGDEVLVPSNTFIATWLAIVSIGAKPIPVEPIERTYNIDYTKIEKLISKKTKAIIPVHLYGQPCNLDPIISIAKKHNIKVIEDAAQAHGAKYKGEHIGAHGDLVAWSFYPGKNLGAYGDAGAITTNNLRIAKKLRLMRNYGSEIKYKNDVIGVNSRMDSLQATVLRKKLKKLRSWNKKRNLIANFYKDHLSGLDLILPFTEKWAEPVWHLFCVRHPKRNFLIEKLKKRGIETLIHYPIAPHEQKAFKYLNLSKKYPLTEKISKELLSLPIGPHLNEKKCEYVCNNLKKILKTI, from the coding sequence ATGAAAGTAAGTTTTTTAGAATTGGTTTTCGATGAGAAGCTCCAATCTAGCATCAATGAATCAATTTTAAGAATTTCTAATTCCTCAAATTACATTGGAGGAAAAGAAATAGAATTTTTTGAAAAAGAATATGCAAAGTTTTTAAATTTAAAAGAAGCCATAGCTGTCGGAAATGGTTACGATGCTTTGGTTTTATCATTAAAAGTTCTTGGCATTTCTTCTGGCGATGAAGTTTTAGTTCCTTCAAATACTTTCATAGCAACTTGGCTTGCAATTGTGAGTATTGGCGCAAAGCCTATTCCTGTTGAGCCAATAGAAAGAACTTATAATATTGACTATACAAAAATTGAAAAACTAATATCAAAAAAGACCAAAGCAATTATTCCTGTTCATTTATATGGACAACCTTGCAATTTAGACCCAATTATTTCAATCGCGAAAAAACATAATATTAAAGTTATAGAAGATGCCGCTCAAGCACATGGCGCTAAATATAAAGGAGAGCATATCGGCGCTCATGGTGATTTAGTAGCATGGAGTTTTTATCCTGGAAAAAATTTGGGAGCTTATGGAGATGCTGGCGCCATAACCACAAACAATCTAAGAATTGCAAAAAAGCTAAGATTAATGCGAAATTATGGATCAGAGATTAAGTATAAAAATGACGTTATAGGAGTAAATTCAAGAATGGATTCACTTCAGGCGACTGTTTTGAGAAAAAAATTAAAAAAATTGAGATCTTGGAATAAGAAAAGAAATTTGATTGCTAATTTTTATAAAGATCATCTCAGTGGTTTAGATTTAATTCTTCCTTTCACAGAAAAATGGGCTGAACCAGTTTGGCACTTATTTTGTGTAAGACATCCGAAAAGAAATTTTCTGATAGAGAAACTTAAAAAAAGGGGGATTGAGACTTTAATTCATTACCCAATTGCACCGCATGAACAGAAAGCTTTTAAATATTTAAATTTGAGCAAAAAATATCCTCTTACAGAAAAGATTTCTAAAGAGTTATTGAGTTTGCCGATTGGTCCACATTTAAATGAAAAAAAATGTGAGTATGTCTGTAATAATTTAAAGAAAATTCTCAAAACTATTTAA
- a CDS encoding DegT/DnrJ/EryC1/StrS family aminotransferase: MTWKVQLCELNYTLEESRAVERVISSKWLTMGENVKKFENKFSQFLGEKSLCSAVSSCTAALHISILGLNLKAKDEIIMPALTFVANANVIKLSGCKPVLADIESLQNPNLSLETIKKVATKKTKAIYIVHFAGFPCDVEPIAEFCKRNNIYLIEDVAHAPGASINGRNCGTFGDVSCFSFYSNKNLSTGEGGMIVTRDKKLHERFQKIRSHGMTAATLDRHEGRAFTYDVISPGLNYRFDEIKGALGLVQLSKLKRANNKRKKLSERYLKNLKNSPLMLPFSQKREKFESSHHIMPVLLPKNINKEEVINFLKNLGIQTSMHYPSFHNFSFYKKFFSKNKSPVSSEFIKRELTLPLYPDLKFKEVDYVCDSIKKYFDDKNF, from the coding sequence ATGACCTGGAAAGTACAATTATGTGAATTGAATTATACTCTTGAGGAATCAAGGGCTGTTGAAAGAGTTATTTCCTCTAAATGGCTGACAATGGGAGAAAACGTAAAGAAATTTGAAAATAAATTTTCACAATTTTTAGGCGAAAAATCGTTGTGCTCGGCAGTTTCTAGTTGTACCGCGGCATTACATATTTCAATTCTTGGCTTAAATCTCAAAGCAAAGGACGAAATTATTATGCCGGCCTTGACTTTTGTAGCTAATGCCAACGTCATAAAGCTTTCTGGCTGTAAGCCAGTTCTTGCTGACATAGAATCCTTACAAAATCCAAACCTTAGTCTTGAAACGATAAAAAAGGTTGCAACAAAAAAAACAAAAGCTATTTACATAGTTCATTTTGCTGGTTTTCCATGTGACGTTGAGCCTATAGCTGAATTTTGTAAAAGAAATAATATTTATCTAATCGAAGATGTGGCCCATGCTCCTGGTGCGTCGATAAATGGAAGAAATTGCGGAACCTTTGGAGATGTCTCTTGCTTCTCTTTTTATAGTAATAAAAACCTCTCTACCGGAGAGGGAGGCATGATTGTTACAAGAGATAAAAAGCTTCACGAGCGTTTTCAAAAAATAAGATCTCATGGAATGACTGCAGCTACCCTTGATAGACATGAAGGTAGAGCATTTACATATGATGTAATTTCTCCTGGGTTAAATTATAGATTCGATGAAATAAAAGGCGCTTTAGGGTTAGTTCAACTTTCAAAATTAAAAAGGGCGAATAATAAGAGAAAAAAACTATCAGAAAGATACTTAAAGAATCTTAAAAATTCTCCATTAATGTTGCCTTTTTCTCAAAAAAGAGAAAAGTTTGAATCCTCACATCATATAATGCCTGTGCTTCTTCCAAAAAATATCAATAAAGAGGAGGTAATTAATTTTTTAAAAAATTTAGGCATTCAAACTAGCATGCATTATCCTTCTTTTCACAACTTTTCTTTTTACAAGAAATTTTTCAGTAAGAATAAATCTCCGGTTTCTTCTGAGTTCATTAAAAGGGAACTCACTTTGCCTCTTTATCCTGATTTGAAATTTAAAGAAGTGGACTATGTATGCGACTCAATAAAGAAATATTTTGATGATAAGAATTTTTGA